ACGTGCTCGGGACGGGCAGCGCTGCCGCGGCTGAAGATCAGGTCGCCGGGCTTCAGGGCCTTGGCAGAGACGGCCTTGCCCTCATTGACCTGGGTGTAGGTCGTGCGGGTGAGGGTGACACCGGCGTGCGCGTATGCCTGCTGCATCAGGCTGGAGCAGTCGCAGCGGCCCATGGGGTCCGCGCCGCGAGGGTTGGTGCAGGAGCCGCCCCACTGATACAGCGTGCCGAGCTGCTGCATCGCCCAGACGATCGCCTTCCGGGCACGAGGGTCGGTCCCTGCGGGGATCTCGTAGCCTTTCGGGACGGCGCCTTCGGGGATCCGTCCGAAGGACGAACCATCGTCCGTCGTGCATTGGGGCGCTGAAGGCGTGGCCTCGGTGTCGTCCTTGTCGGCGGAGGGGAAGGTTCCGGCGATGGCCTTCTGCAGCGCGGTCGCGAGCGGTTCCCACGGCGCGTACGCGTCCGGATACCTGGACATCTGCACGGCCTGGGCCGCCTGCGTGAGCGTCATCTGCTGCCAGCCGCTCACCTCAAGGAGCGCCTTGTAGAAGCGTTCGCTCGCGTAGACGGGGTCGCGGATCTGCTCAGGTGTGCCCCAGCCCTGCGAGGGGCGCTGCTGGAACAGACCGAGCGAGTCGAGGTCCCCAGAGGAGAGGTTGCGCAGCCTGGACTCCTGCATCGCCGTCGCGAGCGCGATGATCTGGCCCTTCTTGGGCACGTCGAGGCTGATGCCGGTGGCGACGATGGTCGCCGCGTGGGGGATCTGGATCTCGGGCAGGGCGAGGCCCTCGATGTGGACGTCCTTGCCGGAGGAACCGTCGAGGATCTCGGTCACCTGCTCGCTGACCTTGTCCGTATCGGGGCTGGACAGGCACTGGAGGGCGGAACTTGCGCCCTGGGAGGCTTCGCTGGAGGAGGCCATCAGCATCGCGGCGCCGCCGAGGAGGAACGGGCACAGGACGACGACGCCGATGCCGGCGGCGAGGGCCTTCAACCGGTGCGACCCTCTCGGGTGCCGGGGCTTTCGGGCAGGGGTGGGTGACGAGGCGTCAAGGACGTGTCCTTCGGGAAGCGGTGTCCGGAGTGCCGCGCGGCGCGGGGAGGCGTGGTGGAAGGGAACGCGGCGGCCGGTGGTGGGCGATGAGAGCGGTCCGGCGCAGGCGAGTTGCCGCTCGCCGAGCGGGCCGGAGCTGCGAGTCAGGTGTGCCGGGGCAGTGGAACCTCCGTGAGACGGGGGAGAGGGAAATGTGCCAGCGGCGGTGTGCGCCGGGCGGTTGAAAAACTGTAGGACCGGATCGCCGGTCGACCAAAAAACTGGTGTGAGGTATCGGATTCCGGCACATGGCAGACCGCTTTTTTGGCTGACCGGCGTTATCCGTCTACGGTTTTCGGACTCCCCCTTTGCTCTTCCCCGGTCTGCGGCCTTGGGCTTCTGCACGCCCAATTCCTGTCCGCGGGGTGTCTGCTGTGCGATGGGGGTTCTCCCGCACTCTCCCACCCGAATCGGGGTACCTCTTTGTCTTTTTCCCTGCATCAAGGCGACGCGCTCAGCGTTCTCGCCGGCCTCCCGGACGACTGCGTCGACTCGGTCATCACCGACCCGCCGTACAACTCCGGGGGGCGGACCGCGAAGGAGCGCACCTCCCGCAGCGCGAAGCAGAAGTACACCTCCGCCGACGCCGATCACGGCCTGGCCGATTTCACCGGCGAGAACATGGACCAGCGCTCCTACGGCTTCTGGCTCACCCAGATCATGACCGAGGCCCAGCGGCTGACGACGACGGGCGGGACGGCTCTGCTGTTCACCGACTGGCGCCAGCTTCCCGTCACCACCGACGCGATCCAGGCGGCCGGCTGGCTGTGGCGAGGGGTGCTGGCCTGGCACAAGCCGCAGGCCAGGCCCCAGAAGGGCCGGTTCACGCAGAACTGCGAGTTCATCGTCTGGGCGTCCAACGGGCCCTTGGACGCCTCCCGCAACGCCGTCTACCTGCCGGGCCTCTACAGCGCTTCGCAGCCCTCGGGCGCCAAGCGTCAGCACATCACGCAAAAGCCCGTCGAGGTGATGCGCGAGCTGGTCAAGATCTCCCCTCCCGGCGGTACCGTCCTCGACTTCTGCGCCGGGTCCGGCTCCACCGGTGTCGCCGCGCTGCTGGAAGGCCGCGACTTCATCGGAGTGGAGAAGACCAAGCACTACGCCTCCGTCGCGAATGAGCGGCTCGCGGAGACCGTCCGACAGACCCTCACCCAGGACGACGTCGTCCTGACCGCCTGAGTCAATGCCGTTTTGCTGAGCACTTCAGTTTTTCCCCGGCTTCGAGGAGGCCCGTCTTTTCCATGCCCGAATCCGTAGAACCCCACGATGATGGGGAGTTGGAGCCGATCAGGATTCCGGATACTCACCTCGAAGGAATCGAGGCACGAGTCCGGAAGCTGATGGAGCAGTCCGCCGAGCAGGCCCAGCAGCTCGACCATCTCGCCACCGGGCCGGCTCCACGCCCGTCACCGTTCGCCGCGTTCGGTATGCCGGGGCTCGGCGGACCCGCACTTTCCGTTCCGCCCGAGCCGCGCCCGATTCTGGAGCTGGAGGGGGAGGAGTACGAGGACGAACTGGACGCCCTGAGCGACTGGGTCGACGACTTCCTGATGCCGGTGTACGGGGCCGAGGTCACCACGGCGGCGCCCTGGTGCCCGCAGTGGCAGGAGCACGACGCCGTCGTGGCCTGGCTCCACGCGCTCTGGCTCGCCTACCAGCAGCACAAGGACCCCGAGGCCGGCCTGAGCGGATTGCTCGTGTGGCACCGGGACTTCCTCACCCACGCCATCACGGCGGTCCGGGCGCCCGACGGTCCGCTGTCGGCGTGCATGACCTCACCGGAACGGCCCGCACACCGGATCCTGCCCGGACCGCCGCCCTCGGCCCGCACGAAGGAGACGGGCACGGCCGGGGCGGTGACGCCGGGCTCCGGTGAGCCGGACGAGCCGACGTCATGAGCCCGGGGCAGCCGGCGTTCGGCCTCAGCTTCGATCCCCGGGCCCTGACCGACCTTCTCCAGGCCCCCGGCGACATCCGCGACCTGACCCTGTCGTATCTCCAGGAGGTGGTGAACGCCGAGCGGTTCGGCATCAAACTGACCGGTGACCTGGAGGGTCACCGCAAGCTGCTCGTGGACTCCCGCAAGGAATGGCGGGTCGTCTACACCGTGCGCCCCGCTCCGCCGACGTCCGCGCACCACCACGACATCCATGTCGTGGCCGTACGGCCACGGGCGGGCAACGACGTCTACGACACCGTCGGCCAGCGACTGGGCATGACCCGTCGGCCCCTGAGCGCCCGCACCCACGCTGCCCGCTCCCGCCCCCCACAGCTCACCGCCCGCGGGCCCGCGCCGAAGCCGGGACCGCCGCCCACCACACTGCCGGGTCTGCCACGCCCCGCCCAGGCTTCCTCGCCGCGCCACACTCGATGACACCAGGAGCACCCGCCCATGCCTGAACCCACGCCGACACCGGCCCGGCGTGCGGTCTCCCCGCTCGACCACCGCCTCGAAGCCGTCACCGGCCACGACATCGACACCCTGTGGACCTACCGCGACCGGGGCATCCTCGACGAGCCGCACGCCCACCTCGTCGACCGGCACCGGGAGCTGGCCCAGGCCCAGACCGGCGTCACCTTCCACCTCCGTCTCCTCAACCGCCTGTCCAGCGGCGAGTTCGACGTCGACGACGCCCTGTTCACGCGCATCGACCGCACCGTGGACCAGTTGGAGGAAGCCACCGCCGTACGGGACGTCGCTGCCCGGCACGTGCTCGCCGCCCTGGAACCCGTCGAGGCCGCCGCAGCGGCCTTGACATCCGGCGCGAAGCCGCTCTCGACGGACGACCATGCCGTACTGCTCGCCATCGCCGGCGGAGCCAAGCTCCACGAACACCTGCTGACCGGCCGGCTGTCCATCACCGCTGCCTCCGGCACCCGCATCCCTCACGCAAAACTCCAGCGGCTGGAGGACGCCGGGCTGGCCGTCCGGGACACCACCCACCCCGTGCACGCCGGCCAGCCGGTCGCGCTCACCGATGCCGGACGCGCCGCGCTCCTCGCCGCCCGCCGGACCCCCACCGCCCCGGCGCCGAAGGTCCCGCAGCAGCCCGGCACACCGCCCTCCACCCCGGCGCAGCGACGCTGAACCCCACCGAAAGGCCCTTGTTGTCTCCCACCGAACCGGCGCCGCCCCGCAAGCCCATCCCTCACGTCGACTTCGCCCTGGACGACTTCGCCGCCGACGAGGAGATGTACCGCGACTTCTACCGCAAGGTCGCCGTCAACGAGGACATGCTCGTCCCCCTCGCCGAACACCACAGTGGCGGGCACAGTTACTACGTCCTGTTCGACCGTACCGCCACCTGGGGCCACCCCGGCATGGCGCAGGTGCTCGCCGTCCATCTGCAACGAGACCGTGAGAAGCGGACGTTCACCTTCGACCACGCCCGCCTGCCGCTGCCCGCGATGGCACAGTCCTGGCTCATCCACCGCGGCTGCCCGCCCGACGCTGTTGGCCTCAGCCCCACGCTAGGCCCGCCGCCGGCGGACGAGGCCACGCGCGCGCTGGAGCGGCGCCTCGCTGGCGACGGCGACCGCTACGCCATGGGCTACTCGTATACGAGCGACAACCCGGACGACATGGTCACCGTCGTGGCCCTACGAGCCCCGGACGAGCGAGCCCCCTCCCCGTTCCGCGTCCTGGTGGAGGAGGTCGACACCGAAGCCTGGACCCACACCCTGCGCGAGGGCGGCTTCACCACGGTGGATGAGGCACTGCAGTGGTGCAACGACCGGCTCACCGGCGAGGCAGGCCCTCTCCCATCGGTCCGCCCGGCAACCGCGGCCGTCCGTCCGGCCGGTGCAGCACATCCCCCTGCCTCACGTCCGCCCGGCCGCTCGCGCTGAGCGCCACGGGCGACGAGAGCGGCGAAACATAACCGACGATCGCCGGTTAGCCAAACCGGCGATTCTCCGGACCCTTAAACAGCCGCCGGGGACAACCCCGCAGCGCCAATCCATGCAATCCCCATGCCTTTGCGGAGGGTTCTTCCCCATGCGCTCCACCCGAGTTGCCGTATCCGCCGCGCACTCGCACTGCCGGTCCTGTCCGCAACGCCCGTGAGCGCGGTCCCCGCAGCCGCCACCTCAATGCAAACACCCTGCCCGGAACACAGGGATCCGGCCGCGGCTGAAGTCCCGGTTACGGCCGCCCCTCACCTACCCGCATCGACCTTTCAGAACAGGAGAATTCCCTTTGTCCGACGGCATATCCGATGACGCCGAGGATGTCGTGGGCGTGCTCACCGAGCAGATCGAGCGACGCTTCGAGATGAGTATGAGCGAACTGACCGCGGCCGTTGCCGCGGCGCCGGACGCGAACCCCGCAGCCACCGACATCGTCAAGTGGCACGCGCTCCTCACCGAGTCCCAGGCGGCGCTCGACCGCGCCGAGGACGACCTCCTCGCCGTGCTCCAGACACAGCCCCGTGAGGTCGACGGCCCGACACTGGACGTTGCACACCGCGTCAATACGGCTGTGACCGCGCGGGACGGGCGTGCCCTGGTCGTGCGCTGGCTCCTCGACCCCGACGCTCCGGGCAAGACGGGCCTTGCCGCCGAACGACTGGCCCGCCTCAGTCGTGGGTCCCGTCCCGGCCCGGCTGTGCCCACCAGCGCGCCGGCCTCCCGGCCTGCGGCGGCGCCCGCCACTGGCCGAGGAGTCTTGCGGTGAGCGTGAGCGACAAGCCCTGCAGTCACGACGGCCGGCTCGGGGAAGTATTCGGCGTCCCGGTCGCTGAGCTGTACCGGATGGCCGTCGGCCCGGACGCCTCCGCCGCCCTGACCCGGGCGCTGGAGATGCGCTCGTTCCTGGCCCTGGCCGAGGAACAGGTCGCCCGGATCTGCACGCGCGTGCACGAGGCGATGGCGCCGAAGCGCGACATGGACGATCTGTCCGCAGACCAGTTGCGGATGGACGCGCAGTGGCTGGAGGCGGCGCTCAGCGCCCGCGACGGCTATCGCACCGCCCTCGACGACCTCCTGCGCACCATGCCGCCGCCCGGCCGGCGGAGCCGCCCGGTCACCACAAACCAGCAGACGATCACCACCACCCTGCCTCCCGCCACCGCCGTCCCGGCACCTCAGCGTGCCGGGACAGCCCGGGGGAGCTGACCGTGAAAGACCCCGCCGATTGCCCCACCCCACGTCCGCCCAGATCGGCTCCCGCATCGAGGAGTTGTACGGCGCGTCGCTGACCGACCTTGACGCCCACGCCCAGGACCAGCCCCCCGGCATGCTCGCCGCCCTCCTGGCCGCTCACCACGCGCTCGCCCTTGCCGAGCAGACCATCACTGTCCACCGCGAGCGCCTTGGGCAATTGGTCCATCCCGAACGGCAGATCAGCGCCTTCGAGGTGGTCCACATCGTCGACTGCGCCCGCCGCCTCTCCGAAGCCGTCGCCGTCCGCGACACCCAGGCCGTCACCACCCAAGCGGTCCTGCAGAGCCTCGGCCGCACCAACGCGCCGGCACCGCCCACCGCTTCGACGCCTTGCGCTGTTCCCGCTGCGCCTGTGCCGACGGTGAGCACTGTCCCGAGCCGCTGACCGATCGGGTCCCAGCCCTTTCTCATCCAGGAGTTCCCCCCTTTGGCCACCACCGGTCTGCCACCCGCCGTCGACGCCGACGTCGCCCGGGTCACCGAAACCCTCCACATGATCACCCCGCGCTGGAACGTGCGGATCCTGCTGGCCCTGAACGAGCCTCCGCAGCGCTACACGCAGATCGCGGCCAATCTGCCGTTTCTCCACAGCGGCCAACTGCACCCCAAGATCCGCTCGCTGTGCGACGCCGGCCTCATCGAGCGCACCGAGCACTCCGCCCACCACGTCACCTACCATCTCGCCCAGCGGGGCCGTCAACTCCTGCCGGTGTTGGCGGCAATCGCCGCCTGGGCCGAGGAGCACCTGGAGAAGCCGGAGCAGCCGCTGTCCGCGATCGAGCAGATCGAGGACAGCCTCACCCTCCTCACCCGCCGACAGGCCCCCGCGATCCTGTGGGTGCTCAAGGCACGCCAGGAAGCCAGCGCCCGGGCCCTGGCCAGCATCGTCATCCCCGACGGCTACTGGACCAGCATCTACCCGCCGCTGCGCCAGCTCATCGACGACGGCCTGGTGGTGACCGCGGGCAAGGGCCGGCCCTACCGTCTCTCGCCGGGCGGCGACGGACTCGGTCATGTCTTCGGCGCGCTGTCGATGTGGGCAGCTGGACGACCCGTGGACAAAGCGGCGCGGCACCCGCTGTGGGGCCGACCGGAACCCAGCGCCACGACCCCTGCGGGGAGGTGGATCAGCCACCAGAGCCGTCCTGCGGCCCGCTCCGCCCGTCCGGCACCCTCCGAGCGCCGCCCCACCTGGCAGTCGGGCGACCTGTTCTCCCACTCCACGCCCGCTCGTCCGACACCGGCTCTGCCGGCGGCCTCTGGAGTCCGCCGATGATGCCCGTACTTTCTCTCCGGCAGGTGCAGGCCGCGAGCATGGAGCTGTCCTCGGCCGGGCTGATTCGCCTGGTGAGCGAGATCGACGACCACGGGGCCATCCCGCCCCGCACGCTGGCGTGCACGCTCGCCGATCTCACCCGGGCCCAGATCCGGGAGGCGATCGGGCATGCGGACCGGCTGGGGCTCCTGGACCGCTCGCCTGCCGGACTCGGGCTCACCCCCGCCGGAAGGGACCTCGCCGACCTCTACGACGCCACCGCCCGCTGGGCCCGGCGCCACAACCACCCGGCACCGCTCTGTGACTTCGCCGAGCGGATCCGCCATACCCTCGCCGTGCTGGCGGAGACATCCGCGGACCCTCGCCCCACCGAGGGCGAGGCTGATGCCGAGTTCGGCCGTGTCCAGCGGCTGCTCGCCGAGTGGATCCGCACGCACCGGCCCCGGCAGGTCTGCGGCGATCCCGGCATGGCCGCGTGACGCCGGACGCCGTGGCCCTTTCGGCGGCCGGTCTCAGACGCCGGATCTATCTGCCCCGAGGGGCGGATGCCGCCGCGTTCGCGATGACCACCTACGGCATCCCCCTGCTCGTCCTGGCCATCACCGGCTCGGCGGCCCTGACCGGACTGGCCTTCGCGCTGGAGTGGCTCCCGCGCATCGGGGCGTTCACCGTGGCCGGCACGCTCGTCGACCGCTACGGCACGGCACTCATCTTCCGTGCCGCCTGCCTCGCGCGGGCCCTGGCCGTGCTCGCCGCCGTCGTCGTCCTCACTGCCCTGGACGCTGGAACGACGGCGGCGACGGTCACGGTGATGCTGCTCGCCGCTACGAGCGGGGTCCTCACCGAGTTCAGTTTCGTCGCGGCGGAAACCGCCGGAGCCGAGGCGAGCCGGATGGCCGGGGACGGGGCGCACCGGGTGCAGTCCGTGCTGATCGGGATCGACCAGACCGCCACCCTGGCCGGACCGGCGGTCTCCGGGCTGCTGCTGGAGCACGGCGGACCGGCCGCCATGCTCGGTGCCCTCGCGGGCCTGTCGCTCCTCGCCGCCGCTCTCGGCCCCCGCACGGGCATGGCGCCGGTCGGCGTGGCTGCCATGCGGGGGCTGCGGGCGGGCTGGGCGACACTGGGTTCGCTGCCGCACCTTGCCTGGCTGGTGGGCGCACTGGTCGTCTCCAACACCGCGATCGCGCTCCTGCACGCGGCCGTCCCGGTCGTCATCGTCACCGAGCTGGACCACTCCAGCGCGGATGCCGGACTCATCTGGTCCGCCGCAGCCGTCGCCTCCCTGCT
The sequence above is drawn from the Streptomyces griseiscabiei genome and encodes:
- a CDS encoding C40 family peptidase — translated: MKALAAGIGVVVLCPFLLGGAAMLMASSSEASQGASSALQCLSSPDTDKVSEQVTEILDGSSGKDVHIEGLALPEIQIPHAATIVATGISLDVPKKGQIIALATAMQESRLRNLSSGDLDSLGLFQQRPSQGWGTPEQIRDPVYASERFYKALLEVSGWQQMTLTQAAQAVQMSRYPDAYAPWEPLATALQKAIAGTFPSADKDDTEATPSAPQCTTDDGSSFGRIPEGAVPKGYEIPAGTDPRARKAIVWAMQQLGTLYQWGGSCTNPRGADPMGRCDCSSLMQQAYAHAGVTLTRTTYTQVNEGKAVSAKALKPGDLIFSRGSAARPEHVGMYLGEGLVIEAPRTSKPVRITAIKDWAVLAARRVI
- a CDS encoding DNA-methyltransferase, which produces MSFSLHQGDALSVLAGLPDDCVDSVITDPPYNSGGRTAKERTSRSAKQKYTSADADHGLADFTGENMDQRSYGFWLTQIMTEAQRLTTTGGTALLFTDWRQLPVTTDAIQAAGWLWRGVLAWHKPQARPQKGRFTQNCEFIVWASNGPLDASRNAVYLPGLYSASQPSGAKRQHITQKPVEVMRELVKISPPGGTVLDFCAGSGSTGVAALLEGRDFIGVEKTKHYASVANERLAETVRQTLTQDDVVLTA
- a CDS encoding DUF4913 domain-containing protein: MEQSAEQAQQLDHLATGPAPRPSPFAAFGMPGLGGPALSVPPEPRPILELEGEEYEDELDALSDWVDDFLMPVYGAEVTTAAPWCPQWQEHDAVVAWLHALWLAYQQHKDPEAGLSGLLVWHRDFLTHAITAVRAPDGPLSACMTSPERPAHRILPGPPPSARTKETGTAGAVTPGSGEPDEPTS
- a CDS encoding winged helix-turn-helix transcriptional regulator — its product is MATTGLPPAVDADVARVTETLHMITPRWNVRILLALNEPPQRYTQIAANLPFLHSGQLHPKIRSLCDAGLIERTEHSAHHVTYHLAQRGRQLLPVLAAIAAWAEEHLEKPEQPLSAIEQIEDSLTLLTRRQAPAILWVLKARQEASARALASIVIPDGYWTSIYPPLRQLIDDGLVVTAGKGRPYRLSPGGDGLGHVFGALSMWAAGRPVDKAARHPLWGRPEPSATTPAGRWISHQSRPAARSARPAPSERRPTWQSGDLFSHSTPARPTPALPAASGVRR
- a CDS encoding MFS transporter translates to MTTYGIPLLVLAITGSAALTGLAFALEWLPRIGAFTVAGTLVDRYGTALIFRAACLARALAVLAAVVVLTALDAGTTAATVTVMLLAATSGVLTEFSFVAAETAGAEASRMAGDGAHRVQSVLIGIDQTATLAGPAVSGLLLEHGGPAAMLGALAGLSLLAAALGPRTGMAPVGVAAMRGLRAGWATLGSLPHLAWLVGALVVSNTAIALLHAAVPVVIVTELDHSSADAGLIWSAAAVASLLAITASRRAIDRWGLWPVGAVAATLAAAATFAVAHADTYRGYLLLIAVVMAGEGSLTVVLRTLRSRLIPPEAFASTLAVTILLLLLPFPAAGLLVAAVPPAQLGHALTIAAAAQALGFAVAFARLRTLPPPPTSPA